A genomic window from Populus alba chromosome 19, ASM523922v2, whole genome shotgun sequence includes:
- the LOC118036191 gene encoding protein DETOXIFICATION 29 produces the protein MADSRQPLLSPRGSQNETDDQLLSLTRSITNNSFASSFVADADDIQPIKSVRDFFREFCREFIKLWYLAAPAIFTSVCQYSLGAVTQVFSGHVGTLALAAVSIENSVIAGFSFGLMLGMGSALETLCGQAFGAGQLDMLGVYMQRSWLILNTTAVLLSLVYIFAAQLLKLIGQTASISKAAGMFSIWMIPQLFAYAFNFPMAKFLQSQSKIMVMAVISVVALILHTVLSWLLMIKLKWGLVGAAVVLNASWVIIDISQFVYIISGTCGRAWTGFSWKAFQNLWSFVRLSLASAVMLCLEVWYFMALILFAGYLKNAEVAVDALSICMNILGWTVMVAMGMNAAISVRISNELGAAHPRTAKFSLVVAVVSSFIIGLIIAAILIIFRKTYPSLFSSDVAVQDLVRDLTPLLALCIVIDNVQPVLSGVAIGAGWQAVVAYVNIACYYIFGIPLGLILGFKVKLGVKGIWYGMLSGTVLQTLILFLIIYKTNWNKEASIAEDRIRKWGGDTDIKENSVKRPAATET, from the exons ATGGCGGATTCCAGGCAGCCACTTCTCTCTCCAAGAGGGAGCCAAAACGAAACTGATGACCAACTCCTGTCACTTACCAGATCAATCACAAACAATTCATTTGCCTCCTCCTTCGTTGCAGATGCCGATGACATCCAACCAATCAAAAGTGTCCGCGATTTTTTTAGAGAATTCTGCAGGGAGTTCATAAAGCTCTGGTACCTTGCCGCCCCTGCCATCTTCACTTCCGTATGCCAGTACTCCCTCGGCGCTGTCACTCAAGTCTTTTCAGGCCATGTCGGCACCCTCGCGCTTGCTGCCGTCTCCATCGAGAACTCAGTCATCGCCGGCTTCTCCTTCGGTCTCATG CTTGGCATGGGAAGTGCTCTTGAAACATTGTGTGGGCAAGCTTTCGGAGCTGGACAGCTCGATATGCTCGGAGTTTATATGCAGAGATCATGGCTCATACTCAACACCACAGCCGTATTGCTGAGCCTGGTTTATATCTTCGCAGCTCAGCTCTTGAAGCTGATAGGCCAAACTGCATCCATATCAAAAGCAGCAGGGATGTTCTCCATCTGGATGATACCACAACTGTTCGCCTACGCGTTTAACTTCCCGATGGCAAAGTTCTTGCAATCTCAGAGCAAGATCATGGTCATGGCCGTGATTTCGGTTGTGGCCTTGATTTTGCATACGGTTCTCAGCTGGTTGCTGATGATCAAGCTCAAATGGGGTCTGGTGGGCGCCGCCGTGGTGTTGAACGCGTCATGGGTGATCATAGACATATCGCAGTTTGTGTATATTATCAGTGGAACCTGTGGTCGGGCGTGGACTGGCTTCTCGTGGAAGGCCTTTCAAAATCTCTGGAGTTTTGTCAGGTTATCTCTTGCGTCAGCGGTGATGCTTTG CTTAGAGGTCTGGTATTTTATGGCATTGATACTCTTTGCTGGATATCTAAAGAACGCAGAAGTTGCGGTGGATGCCTTGTCTATATG CATGAACATTCTGGGATGGACGGTCATGGTGGCTATGGGAATGAATGCAGCCATAAG TGTAAGAATATCGAATGAACTGGGAGCTGCTCATCCGAGAACAGCAAAGTTTTCACTGGTGGTGGCTGTGGTGTCGTCCTTCATCATCGGTCTCATTATTGCAgccattcttattattttccgTAAGACTTACCCATCTTTATTCTCGAGCGATGTGGCTGTGCAAGATCTTGTTCGAGACTTGACGCCATTGCTGGCCCTCTGCATTGTTATTGACAACGTTCAGCCAGTTCTCTctg GTGTGGCTATTGGAGCTGGATGGCAGGCTGTTGTGGCCTATGTAAACATTGCGTGTTACTATATATTTGGGATCCCTTTGGGTCTCATATTGGGTTTCAAAGTCAAACTAGGAGTTAAG GGGATTTGGTATGGAATGCTATCAGGGACTGTCCTCCAGACGTTGATCCTGttcttgataatttataaaacaaattggaACAAAGAG GCTTCTATTGCAGAAGACAGAATAAGAAAATGGGGAGGGGACACAGATATCAAAGAAAACAGCGTCAAAAGACCTGCAGCTACAGAGACTTGA
- the LOC118036192 gene encoding uncharacterized protein has protein sequence MLKNLPEEVINLWNEGEIRGMVLLSLSLQTILIIFGSKRKTIARSWIRILVWSAYLSADMVATVALGNLARSQGDSSGDGSKKTNNSIQAFWAPFLLLHLGGPDTITAYSIEDNELWLRHLLGLVVQVGVAFYVFSRSWGSGILTFIAIPMFIVGIIKYAERTWVLNSSSSEGLKKSTLSKFRPFYPLKALTKERDQALEGKYLLQAYTFLGISMFMMQDLVPGIPALIKSQVLISKNTAENAFKVVEIELGLIYDMLYTKAPLIYSRAGIILRSISFLLTFTALISFQILIDKHAYSTIDTTITYLLFAAAVFLEFYAFICLVFSDWTMIWLSDEGGNALSSALYSPIRKLTKSKRWSRSIAQYNLISSSIENTPLGCLKSLGINEKMRQIFVHRVDMSVDLQHFIFRHLQKKAEDMKEDFCLIDKNRRGKITDQRGDGVLERKGLLQNYMWCTTEVEFSRSILVWHLATEICYLSDKAASNVPKEEYETSRCLSEYMMYLLVMRPNMLSMGIGDEGYLDTLQDLQRLIPNKTRGDQAKKGVVDGILRSELSLDDITFQSLWKIAKSVVIGGEKLARQLQSLESKKRREIINEVWIEMLAYAAAHCPWKEHTQQLKRGGELLTHVFLLMLHLGLSEQYEFTRFDGDEVSVLEFFQSDESRKYQLAVEKYAKGIVDMSMSKPVEALYRYLAKTADTSLSGPDEEEDEEHLLALIQR, from the exons ATGCTTAAAAATTTGCCTGAAGAAGTCATAAATTTGTGGAACGAAGGGGAGATTCGAGGAATGGTTTTGCTTAGTCTCTCACTACAAACCATCCTCATCATATTTGGTTCTAAGCGAAAGACCATTGCCAGAAGCTGGATCAGGATTCTCGTTTGGTCTGCATATCTATCAGCAGACATGGTAGCAACTGTTGCATTGGGTAATCTAGCCAGGAGCCAAGGAGATTCATCAGGTGACggttcaaaaaaaacaaacaattccaTCCAGGCATTTTGGGCACCTTTTCTACTCCTGCACCTTGGTGGCCCAGACACAATCACTGCATACTCAATTGAAGACAACGAGTTGTGGTTAAGGCATTTACTTGGTCTTGTAGTCCAAGTCGGAGTGGCTTTTTATGTCTTCTCAAGGTCTTGGGGTAGCGGTATCCTCACATTCATAGCAATCCCAATGTTCATTGTTGGCATTATAAAGTACGCAGAGAGGACTTGGGTGCTCAATTCTTCAAGCTCTGAGGGCTTGAAAAAGTCTACTCTCTCAAAATTTCGGCCTTTCTATCCATTAAAGGCATTAACAAAAGAACGTGATCAAGCTCTCGAGGGAAAATATCTTCTTCAAGCTTATACTTTTTTGGGTATATCCATGTTTATGATGCAGGATCTTGTCCCTGGCATTCCTGCACTAATAAAAAGCCAGGTGCTGATTTCCAAAAATACAGCAGAAAACGCCTTCAAGGTGGTAGAGATTGAGCTTGGATTAATATATGACATGCTTTACACTAAAGCACCCCTGATTTACTCCCGTGCCGGAATCATTCTTCGCTCTATTAGTTTTCTGCTCACATTTACTGCGCTTATTTCCTTCCAAATCCTGATTGACAAGCATGCCTACTCAACTATCGACACTACAATCACATATTTATTGTTTGCAGCCGCTGTTTTTCTCGAGTTTTATGCTTTTATATGCCTTGTTTTCTCTGACTGGACAATGATCTGGTTGTCTGATGAAGGAGGGAACGCCCTGAGTAGTGCTCTTTATTCTCCGATAAGGAAGCTAACTAAGAGCAAGAGGTGGTCAAGATCCATTGCACAGTATAACCTGATAAGCTCTTCCATTGAAAACACGCCACTTGGATGTTTGAAATCACTGGGAATCAATGAAAAGATGAGGCAGATTTTTGTGCATAGGGTAGATATGAGTGTTGATCtacaacattttattttcagaCATCTTCAAAAGAAAGCTGAGGATATGaaggaagatttttgtttaattgataaGAATCGCAGAGGTAAAATAACAGATCAGAGGGGAGATGGTGTGCTAGAAAGAAAGGGACTGTTACAGAACTACATGTGGTGCACAACTGAAGTAGAATTCAGTCGGAGCATTCTTGTATGGCATCTCGCAACAGAGATTTGTTATCTTAGTGATAAAGCTGCAAGTAATGTCCCCAAAGAAGAATATGAAACAAGCAGATGTTTATCTGAATACATGATGTATCTGTTGGTGATGAGACCAAATATGCTCTCTATGGGAATCGGTGACGAGGGATATCTAGATACTTTGCAAGACTTGCAGCGTCTAATTCCGAACAAAACAAGAGGCGATCAGGCGAAGAAGGGTGTTGTTGATGGAATTTTACGTTCCGAATTGTCTCTTGATGATATAACGTTTCAAAGTCTCTGGAAAATAGCAAAGTCAGTGGTGATCGGTGGGGAAAAGCTCGCCAGGCAATTGCAGTCATTGGAATCCAAGAAGCGAAGGGAGATTATAAATGAAGTTTGGATAGAAATGCTTGCTTATGCAGCAGCTCATTGTCCATGGAAAGAACATACTCAGCAACTGAAAAGAGGTGGAGAGTTACTCACCCATGTCTTCCTTCTCATGCTACATCTTGGTTTGAGCGAACAATATGAATTCACGCGATTTGACGGTGACGAAGTCAGTGTATTGGAGTTTTTTCAATCG GATGAGAGTCGAAAATATCAGTTGGCCGTAGAGAAATACGCAAAAGGTATTGTAGACATGTCAATGTCAAAACCTGTCGAG GCCTTATACAGATATTTGGCTAAAACTGCAGACACATCGCTATCTGGTCCCGATGAG gaggaagatgaagaacATCTCCTGGCGTTAATTCAGAGATAA